In Bosea vestrisii, the following are encoded in one genomic region:
- a CDS encoding VOC family protein: protein MLHHLSLGVGDIERAAAFYDAVLAPLGYARVWSDLRPGEANQAVGYGAPGGGDGLALKHRPEGQRPPGPGFHLAFAAPGRGAVDLFHRAALQHGGRDNGVPGLRAHYGSHYYAAFIVDPDGHHIEAVFNAAI, encoded by the coding sequence ATGCTGCACCATCTCTCCCTCGGCGTCGGCGATATCGAACGCGCCGCCGCCTTCTACGATGCCGTGCTTGCGCCGCTCGGTTATGCCCGCGTCTGGAGCGATCTCCGGCCCGGAGAGGCCAATCAGGCCGTCGGTTACGGCGCTCCGGGCGGTGGCGATGGCCTGGCGCTGAAGCATCGCCCGGAGGGGCAGCGGCCGCCGGGACCGGGGTTCCATCTCGCTTTCGCGGCGCCGGGCCGGGGAGCCGTGGACCTATTCCACCGCGCCGCGCTTCAGCATGGCGGGCGCGACAATGGTGTGCCCGGCCTGCGGGCGCATTACGGCTCGCACTATTATGCGGCCTTCATCGTCGATCCCGATGGCCATCACATTGAAGCCGTGTTCAACGCGGCGATCTGA
- a CDS encoding P1 family peptidase has translation MGKRARDYGLVCGSLPPGPLNAITDVAGVAVGHRTLREGDVLTGFTAVLPHQGDLFREKLRAGVEVINGFGKSAGVMQLAELGQIETPLLLGNTFSVAVGIEALVGRALANNPEIGRTTGTVNSLVLECNDGFLSDIRARRLTVADAEAALDTASGGPVEEGAVGAGTGMSAFGFKGGIGTASRLIALDGRRFTLGVLVQANFGNAGDLILPDGRRPLPPAANPVQPPERGSIIIVLATDLPLESRQLARIARRCGAGLARLGAFWGNGSGDIAIAFSTASRIAHHEEADLAPLTVLNENRIDLPFRAAAEATQEAVLNAMLAAPETMGRDGNRRSSLANCL, from the coding sequence TTGGGCAAGCGGGCACGCGATTACGGCCTGGTCTGCGGTTCGCTGCCGCCGGGGCCGCTCAACGCGATCACCGATGTCGCCGGCGTCGCCGTGGGCCATCGCACGTTACGCGAGGGCGATGTCCTGACCGGCTTCACCGCGGTGCTGCCGCATCAGGGCGATCTCTTCCGCGAGAAGCTGCGGGCTGGCGTCGAGGTGATCAACGGCTTCGGCAAGAGCGCCGGGGTGATGCAGCTCGCCGAGCTCGGCCAGATCGAGACCCCGCTCCTGCTCGGCAACACCTTCTCCGTCGCTGTAGGTATCGAGGCGCTGGTCGGGCGCGCGCTTGCCAACAATCCGGAGATCGGCCGCACGACCGGAACCGTGAATTCGCTCGTGCTCGAATGCAATGACGGCTTTCTCTCCGACATCCGCGCCCGGCGCCTGACCGTCGCCGATGCGGAAGCGGCGCTCGATACGGCCAGTGGCGGGCCGGTCGAGGAGGGCGCGGTCGGCGCCGGCACCGGCATGAGCGCCTTCGGCTTCAAGGGCGGTATCGGCACGGCATCGCGTCTGATCGCGCTCGACGGCCGCCGCTTCACGCTCGGCGTGCTGGTGCAGGCGAATTTCGGCAATGCCGGCGATCTCATCCTGCCGGATGGCCGCCGTCCGCTGCCGCCAGCTGCGAACCCGGTCCAGCCGCCGGAGCGGGGCTCGATCATCATCGTCCTGGCGACCGATCTGCCGCTGGAGAGCCGTCAGCTCGCGCGCATCGCCCGACGCTGCGGCGCGGGCCTGGCCCGGCTCGGCGCCTTCTGGGGCAATGGCAGCGGCGACATCGCCATCGCCTTTTCGACCGCGAGCCGGATCGCCCATCATGAGGAGGCCGACCTCGCCCCCCTCACCGTGCTCAACGAGAACCGGATCGACCTGCCGTTCCGTGCTGCGGCTGAGGCGACGCAGGAGGCGGTGCTGAACGCGATGCTCGCCGCGCCGGAAACAATGGGGCGAGACGGCAATCGCCGGTCTTCGCTGGCCAATTGTCTTTGA